In Eulemur rufifrons isolate Redbay chromosome 2, OSU_ERuf_1, whole genome shotgun sequence, the sequence AGAGAAAGAGCCCCGGGGGGTGGGGGCTGTCTTCACTCTTCCCTCTGAATCATCAGCATGTGATACACGCTCGATAATCTTCCAAacgttttttaaaatgaatgattcAAACCCATGACCTCTGACCCCCCAGCTGAATTTTCTTTCCATGAGCGAAGGAGGGCCCCTCAGAAAGGAAGCCGCTAGGTCTTTCTTCCCTTGCTCCAACTCCCCTCCTGGAAGGATCAGAAAAACACCGCTGCTCATTGCATCTCTTGCAAGTCCCAGATCCCGATCTCGGCTCTGCTTAGGGGTTTGTGCGTTGGTTCTCTATCTTCCACGGCACTTCCTGTTTGCTGACTCAGCACCTTTAAAAAAAGGTGTTCAAATTCCCTGAACCATCCACTGCCTGGTCTCCACCTCCCACAGCTGAATTAGGAGAGCAGCGCTCTGGCAGCCCAGGTGGCCGCTGTTGATGCGGACTTCTCTGGTTGAGAAGTGGCTGAAAGCTAGAGTAGGGCAGATAGATCTGTGGCCACacacatccacccacccacccatgtACATGCGCAGACACCCCTGCATAGACACAGGCCCacatgcacacgcgcacacacacatgcatggacCACAGCTGTTCACACCCTTCCTAGACAGGAGTACAAGGTCACTTGGGATCCTTGAGAGAGCATGAAGTTTGGAACAGGAAGCCATTCCAGAGGTGAGGTTCTAGTCCCACCTCCAGCTCTTTCCAGCCATGGGATTTAGACAAGTCACCCACCTGTCTGCACCTCATTTCCTCCTCTGCTAGGCAAGCATACAGCCAATGCCTCCCTCCCAGGATGGGAGGGAAGTGAGACGTGAAGAAGGGGACAGGCAAGGTCAATGGAAGCCCACTGGGCAGAAAGGCTTACACCTTCCACCCGGCTCGGGCAAGGCCCCGGGCTCAGAACATGAGAGCACCTTGTATGGGTAACCACCCCGAGGGACCGGAAGTATTCATCTGTGTCTGTCTCCCTTGTTAGGCTCGAAGCCACTCAAGACCTCCTGTCCAATTCACCTCCATCACAGACCCCTCCCCTGAGCTTCAGGCCCACGCTGGACCCCATGGCCTCTCCCATCCCCCCTGGAAGTCTCAAAAGAACCTCACCTTTCACAGGTTCCAGTGGAAACACATGCTCTTCCTCCTTCAAATcagcccttccttctccctctttgcAGGAGACGGCAGCCCCTGGGGGCAACATTTATGCCTTCCTCACCCTCATCGCCATCCCCTCCATGTCCAGTCTAGCACCAGGCATGTCAGTTTTACTCTCTAAACTCTCTGGGATccagtctctctgtctctgtcatctGAGGTCAGACTAAAGGGCAGCCCTCGCTAGCAGGTCTCCCTgttcccaccctgcccctccaccaTCCTGCCTCCGCAGCAGCTGCCAGGGCCTAACACACATTCACACCCAgcttcttcctgcctcagggcctttgcacgtgctccttctctctccccaccatccTCTTACCCTGTTTATGCCTGCACATCCTTGGGTTTCATCAGCAATGTCTATTCACCCTCCCAAGGCTGGCCCAGGACCTCATGTTCTATGCTGTCACGAGACCTTTCATGTGATTTCATTGCACTTACATCAGTTTGCCATTATTTAATGACTGGGTGATgtctgccacctcctccccactgtGTCCCTAGCACCCGGTATGTGGTAAGTATTTTATAAGCCTGTGTTACCCGAAGGACTCAGCAGGTCCCACTGTCCTCCTCTGGTGGAGATACCTGTGTTTTATGGTCCCCAGcgtccccctccccccaatctAACCatcttttctcctctgtttaGCCCAGGCGCGGCCTCGCTCCCGTCCCACTCTGAGTTCAAATGTCTGCCACCTGGAACATACCCATGTTCGTGTCTGTCCATGAGGGCTCTGTGCCCACCACGGCCTCTTTCAGGTGAGCCAAACGGATTTCTCATCTGCTATTTAGGGGTGGGGAGCAGAAAACCTGGGGAACTTCCAGGACAGCTCGATCTTCATGTTCTGGACAGCAGTTGAACGAACAACTATCCCGTCACCACCTCCTTCAAGTCCTCAGAGGCAAAGCCTCACCTCTGAGCGCCCAGGGAGGACCACTCCTACTCCCTTACTCAGCCTCACTCCTGTCCAGCCTCTACAGCCACCTTCCAGAACACACCAGCAGCTTCCCATTTCTGTGCCCCTGCTCAAGCTGTCCCCTCCGCCTGGtctgcccttcctccttctcGTCCCCCGTTGAAATGcttctcatccttcaagacccagctccaaagtcacctccccacctcccctcaccGCCCCTACCCCAATTctctcccccacaccccccacgGCACTCCTCACACACTGGGCCACCGTTGTCAGGAGCTcgggcagggcaggggacagaTGCTACCCCTCTCTGCGTCCCTGCACCCAGGGCGGAGCTCCACACAGAGCAGATGCTGAGGGAACATTGAAGGGACGCAGCATGGATGGATGCGTGAATCACAAGCCTGGTCTGGCTCCAGGATGCCAGCCAGCTGCTCTGGGAAGCAGAGGGGCTGTTCCTGGGAAATCCCAGAGACAGTCGGCGGCATCTGTCTCGTGATGGTCGCTCAGCTCGGGCCTCCCCACAAGAGCCCTTGACCTTCCTGCCCCCACACCACAGGTACCAGGAAATTGCCCAGCCAGTCCTGCCCACTGGGCTCTGCTTTAGGCTTTTCAATGTGTCTTCATATCCATTCTGTGATTTGAACTTTGCAACAGCCATGCAAGGTCAGTCAAGAAGAGAGTAATACactactccaaaaaaaaaaagcaaaatggaagctcagagaggtcaagcaatttgcccaagatcacacagctaggactGGAACCCATGTCTGTCCAAACCCTACGCCACTTTGCTAAAGGTAGAGATGAATTAGCCTTAATGGCAACACTTCTGACCCTTGGCCTGTGAGTTTTGCCCAAGAGTAAAAGAGAAGCTAGTGGGTTAATGATGAGGCCACTGACACAGGAGCAAGAACCTTCCAGCTGTGTGCTGGGGTTTGACACTGGTTGCTTTAACAGGTTCCCAAAAATAGACAATTACTATGTTTATGGAGCCATGTGCAGCGCTTGAAGCTTTTTGCACATTGTCTCAATACCCACCACAACTCTGAGAAGTAGACTttgttagtcccattttacaggttaggtcattgaggttcagagaagttcagtaacttcccctaggtcacacagctaataaataagGGAGGCAGGATGTGAAGCCAGGAGGACTGTCTGGCTCCAACGCCCCCGCCCCTTCTCCACCATGCAACCTCTGATCATCCCCGACACTTCCCCGACGGAGGGTATGGACGTATGACTCGGCTGCCTTCGCCAGAAGAGGCAGACTGCCCAGGCAGACAGGGAGTGGGAAGGTGGGCTGTGATCTCAGAGCCAGGCTAGAATCTCTCCATCTGGAATGACATCATCTTTCTCTTCTAATAAATTACTCATTTATGACAAGCCTTTGAGAGGCTGAAAGATAACCAGCTCCCTTGTGAGGGGCCGGGGTGATAAGGAAGGAATGCGCAGTGTATCCTCCCATCACGGAAGCTGCAAGGAGGTCCAGGGTCCAAGACTCATGATCGTAGTGCTGTTGATGGACACTGGCCAAGGAAATATCCCAGTGGAGCCTCCAGATGAAGAACATGAGGTCTCAGTTGAGGCCCAAGGAGCAGAGGAGGCTCTCTAAGGCCCGGGAAAGTCAGGTGTACAGGGATGAGAGTTTCAGCACGAGCTGCAGAAAACAGCCTGAGTTGCACCCCGACTTTGCCACGTCCTGGCTGCCTTCAGGATGCTGAACAGATGAGCCATCTTACCCCATCACCTTCTTTTTGTGACCTTGAGGTGTAACAGcctcttttccactttttttcagCGCTGACATGCTCAACCTCACCTCGCAAGTGCCTGCTCTTAACGAGGGCAACAGCTGCCACCAGCTGCAAGAGTGGCTCAGCTGGCTCAGCACCATCCAGGCCCCCTTCCTCTGGGTTGTGTTCGTGCTGGCTGCCCTCGAGAACATCTTTGTCCTCAGTGTCTTCTGCCTGCACAAGAGCAGCTGCTCCGTGGCGGAGATCTACCTGGGGAACCTGGCCGCGGCAGACCTGATCTTGATCTGCGGGCTGCCCTTCTGgaccatcaccatcaccaacaACTTCGACTGGATCTTTGGGGAGGTGCTGTGCCGGGTGGTGAACACCATGATCTACATGAATCTGTACAGCAGCATCTGCTTCCTGATGCTGGTGAGCATCGACCGCTACCTGGCTCTGGTGAAAACCATGTCCATGGGCCGGATGCGCGGAGTGCGCTGGGCCAAACTCTACAGCCTGGTAATCTGGGGGTGCACGTTGCTCCTAAGCTCACCTATGCTGGTGTTCCGGACCATGAAGGATTACAGAGACGAGGGCTACAACGTCACCGCCTGCATCATCAGCTACCCGTCCAGCACCTGGGTGGTGTTCACCAACATCCTGCTGAACTCCGTGGGCTTCCTGCTGCCTCTGAGCATCATCACCTTCTGCACCGTGCGGATCATGCAGGTGCTGCGGAACAACGAGATGCAGAAGTTCAAGGAGATCCAGACGGAGAGGAGGGCCATGGCGCTGGTGCTGGCCGTGCTGCTGCTGTTCATCATCTGCTGGCTGCCGTTCCAGATCAGCACCTTCCTGGACACGCTGCTGCACCTCCGTGTCCTCTCCAGCTGCTGGGACGAGCACATCATCGACATCCTCACACAGGTCAGCTCCTACATGGCCTACAGCAACAGCTGCCTCAACCCGCTGGTGTATGTGATCGTGGGCAAGCGCTTCCGGAAGAAATCTCGGGAGGTGTACTGCGGACTGTGCCAGAAGTGGGGCTGCAGGTCAGAACCCACCCAGACAGAGAACTCCATGGGCACGCTGCGCACCTCCATCTCCGTGGAACGCCAGATCCACAAACTGCAGGACGGGGCGGGGAGCAGGCCGTGAGCTGACGCCACCAGGCTACTGTTCATTCGTGTGAGGACTGACAGACAGTGGCTGTTCAGCGCGGgccaggaaggcagagaaagCATCCCATGCATGACACTGGGCAATGAGTCGGTGTCTCCAGAAAACACAGGAGAGTGATTCCTGTCCTGCCCAGTTGCA encodes:
- the BDKRB2 gene encoding B2 bradykinin receptor; amino-acid sequence: MSATWNIPMFVSVHEGSVPTTASFSADMLNLTSQVPALNEGNSCHQLQEWLSWLSTIQAPFLWVVFVLAALENIFVLSVFCLHKSSCSVAEIYLGNLAAADLILICGLPFWTITITNNFDWIFGEVLCRVVNTMIYMNLYSSICFLMLVSIDRYLALVKTMSMGRMRGVRWAKLYSLVIWGCTLLLSSPMLVFRTMKDYRDEGYNVTACIISYPSSTWVVFTNILLNSVGFLLPLSIITFCTVRIMQVLRNNEMQKFKEIQTERRAMALVLAVLLLFIICWLPFQISTFLDTLLHLRVLSSCWDEHIIDILTQVSSYMAYSNSCLNPLVYVIVGKRFRKKSREVYCGLCQKWGCRSEPTQTENSMGTLRTSISVERQIHKLQDGAGSRP